In Kordiimonas pumila, a single genomic region encodes these proteins:
- the dnaA gene encoding chromosomal replication initiator protein DnaA: MAANISSDASVTSWTKVCDRFKREFGDDAYQTWMRQLAYNGIDSGTVELSAPTKFVRDWIQRHYAVRIQDFFTSEDPKVKNLAIRLSVRREIKRPEKESEEYDVPARVAVSSPPDEGGALDPKYTFDTFVVGKSNELAYAAAKRIAESSEVTFNPLFLHGGVGLGKTHLMHAIAWEMRKNFPRKRVAYISAEKFMFEFIAALRFKDTHAFKQKFRTLDLLMVDDVQFIANKESTQEEFFHTFNALVDNRCQVIITADRSPTDLEGIQERIISRLGWGLVADIHPTDYELRLGILQSKAEQTANVIVPAEVLEFLARRITSNVRELEGALNRVVAYATLVGRPITMDMTRDVLQDLIRANDRKLTIDEIQRAVADYFNLRLSEMLSQRRARNIARPRQVAMYLAKQLTSRSLPEIGRRFGGRDHTTVMHAVRKVEDLRRDDSALDEDITRLSRLLEA; encoded by the coding sequence AACCGTTGAATTATCGGCACCGACGAAATTTGTCCGCGACTGGATTCAGCGGCATTATGCTGTACGTATTCAGGACTTTTTTACATCAGAAGATCCAAAAGTTAAAAATCTTGCCATACGCTTGTCTGTTCGCCGCGAGATCAAACGGCCCGAAAAAGAATCAGAAGAATATGACGTGCCTGCACGGGTGGCTGTCAGCAGCCCTCCTGATGAAGGCGGTGCTCTCGACCCTAAATATACGTTTGATACGTTTGTTGTCGGTAAATCGAACGAGCTTGCCTATGCCGCAGCAAAACGAATTGCCGAATCCAGCGAAGTTACATTCAACCCTTTGTTCCTGCACGGCGGCGTTGGGCTTGGTAAAACCCACCTTATGCATGCCATAGCGTGGGAAATGCGGAAAAACTTTCCGCGTAAACGGGTTGCTTATATATCGGCAGAAAAATTCATGTTTGAATTTATTGCAGCGCTTCGATTTAAAGATACCCATGCCTTCAAGCAAAAGTTTCGCACTCTTGACCTTTTAATGGTGGATGATGTGCAGTTCATTGCAAACAAGGAAAGCACGCAGGAAGAGTTCTTCCACACATTCAATGCCCTTGTTGACAACAGGTGTCAGGTTATTATCACAGCTGATAGGTCGCCAACCGATCTGGAAGGCATACAGGAACGTATTATATCCCGCTTGGGCTGGGGCCTTGTGGCAGATATACATCCCACAGACTACGAACTGCGCCTTGGCATCTTGCAGTCAAAAGCGGAACAAACGGCAAATGTTATCGTGCCCGCTGAAGTGCTGGAGTTTTTGGCACGCAGGATAACATCGAACGTGCGTGAACTGGAAGGTGCCCTAAACCGTGTAGTCGCCTATGCCACGCTTGTTGGTCGGCCTATTACAATGGATATGACACGGGATGTACTGCAAGATCTGATCCGCGCTAATGACCGCAAGCTTACAATTGATGAAATACAACGCGCTGTTGCCGATTATTTTAATCTTCGGCTTTCAGAGATGCTCTCGCAGCGTAGAGCGCGCAATATTGCCCGCCCGCGTCAAGTTGCCATGTATCTTGCAAAACAGCTAACATCACGCAGTTTACCGGAAATTGGCCGCAGGTTTGGTGGCCGTGACCATACAACCGTGATGCACGCCGTGAGAAAAGTGGAAGATTTGCGCCGGGATGATAGCGCCCTAGACGAAGATATCACCCGTCTTTCACGCCTTCTTGAAGCGTAA